The Polyangium aurulentum genomic interval TGACATGCGCGCCGGGCTTGCCGTTCGATGAGGGGTGTGAACTCCACGCGCCGCAAGCTCGCCATCGCCACCTGGGGCTCCCCTCACGAGGGCAACATCTACGGCAAGCTCAGCGTGGATGCGGCCGAGGCGCTCGCGTACGCGGAGCATCTGCGCAAGACGACGGGCGAGAAGGTCACGATCGGGCACATCGTCGGCAAGGCGATCGCGCTTGCGTTGAAGCAGGCGCCGGGGCTCAACGGGCGCATCGTGCTCGGCAAGTTCGTGCCGCATGCGACGGTGGACGTGACGTTCCTGGTGGCGCTCGAGAACGGGCGTGATCTTGCCAAGACCAAGATCGAGCGGGCGGACGAGAAGTCGATCGCGGACATCGCGCGTGCGCTCGGGCGTGGGGCGCGCAGCTTGCGTGATGGCAAGGATGCGGGGTTCGAGAAGAGCAAGGGGCTCGTGCGGAGCTTGCCTGCGTGGGCGCTCAAGCCGGTCGTGTGGACGACGGGGTTCTTGACGAGCGCGCTCGGGATCTCGGCGATGGGGCTCGAGGCTTTCCCGTTCGGGTCGGCGATCGTGACGAACGTCGGGGTTTTTGGGCTGGACGAGGGGTATGCGCCGCCGACGCCGTTTGCGCGCGTGCCGGTGTACATCCTGGTTGGGGCGGTGAAGGAGCAGCCTGCGGTGGTGGACGGCAAGGTCGTGCCGCGGCCGATGCTGACGATCACGGCGACGATCGATCATCGCTTCATCGATGGGGCGGAGCTTGCGACGCTGGCGAAGGTCGTGCGTGGGGGCATCGAGCGCCCGTGGACGCTCGACGGCCTCGCCCACGCTCCGGGCACCAGCGCGCAAGACACCAACTGACCCCGCCCCGGAGCCCCCCGCTAGGGGCGGGGAATGAGGATAGAAAACGTTGTGCCTTCGGGTTCGCTGGAGCGGACTTCGAGGGTGCCGCCGTGGGCGCGGACGACTTGTTGGCTGATGAAGAGGCCGAGGCCGAGGCCGCTCGAGCCGCGGGCTTTTTTGATGGGGGAGCGGGTGCGGAGGGGCTCGAAGAGGACGGGGAGCAGGTCTTCGGGAACGGCGCCTTGGTTCCAGACTTCGATGCGTACGCCGTGGGGGTCGGAGCCGTCGAGGTGCACGAGGACGGAGGTGCTGGCGCGGCGGTGCTCGAGGGCGTTGCCGACCAGGTTGGACAGGAGCTGGGCGAGGCGGTCGCGGTCCCACATGCCGACGAGGTCGCCTGTGGCTTCGAGCTTCACGTCGCAGCTTGGCTCGAGGACTTGCAGCTCTTCGATCACGGCGCGGCCGACTTCGCCGAGGTCGACGCGCTTGCGTTCGAGGGGCAGGCCGCGGCCGAGGCGGATGCGCGTGAAATCGAGCAGTTGATCGATCATCCGGGCCATCCGGTCGGCGCTGCGCAGGATGCGGCTCGAGATCCGGCTGATGGTCTCGGTGTCCTTGCGCTGCAGCAGCATGCTCGCGCCCATCATGATCGCGTGCAGCGGGTTGCGCAGATCGTGGCCGAGGACGCCGACGAACATCTCGCTGAAATGTACGGTGCGGGAGAGCTCTTCGAGGCGGGCTTCGCGTTCGCTTTCGGCGAGGCGGCGCTCGGTGATGTCGCGCAAGAGGCAGGTGAAGAGGCGCTGGCCGTCGAGGGACATCTCGCTCGTGACGAGCTCGAGGGGCAGGGTCGTCCCGTCTTTTCGTGTGCCCATCACCTCGCGGCGGGCTTCGATTTGCGAGCTGGGTGCGGGGCGTCGGGCGAGTGAGGTGTGCAGCTCGAGGCCTGGGATGAGCATCGAGATGGTGCGGCCGATGAGCTCTTCGGGGTGGTAGCCGAAGAGGCGCATGGTGGCGGGGTTGATGCTTTCGATGGTCCCGCGTTCGTCGAAGGTCACGATGGCGTCGGCGGCGGCGTCGACGATGGCGCGCAGGCGCGTGCCGGTCTCGCGGATGGCGTCGACGGCGCGCTTCTGGGCGCGGGCGTCCTTGGTGACGGTGGCGAGGTTCATCGGGCTGCCGCTTGCGGGGTCGTCGATGCGGAACAGGTCGAAGAAGACGTCGATGGGCTCGCCGGTGACGAGGTGGCGGAAGCGCAGATCGCCGGCCCAGCGGCCTTCGGTCAGGGCGGCGGGGAGGACTGCGCTGCGGGTGAAGGGCAGGTCTTCGGGGTAGATGCAGTCTTCGATGGAGGACGAGCGGGCGGCATCTTCGTCGTCGAGGCCGACGAGCGATTGTCCGGCGCGGTTCAGGTAGACGAGGCGGCCGTCGAGGCGGGCGACGCCGACGAAATCGGCCGAGGATTCGACGAGGGTGGCGAGGCGCTGCCTTGCGCGCTCGTCGTTCTTCAGGGCGGAGATGTCTTGCAGCACCACGTTGATGCCGCTCACCTCGGCGTTCGGGCCTGGGATTGGATAGAAGCTGCAGAGCCAGACGCGCTCGCTGGTGGGGTCGTTCGGGGTGCTGCCGCGCAGCTCGACGCGCAGGTTCGGCTCGTTTTTTTGGCGGACTTGTTCGAGGAGGCGGTCGATTTCGGCGCCGACTTCTTCGCCCATCACTTCGCGGGCGGTGCGGCCGACGTGCTCGGAGGTGGGGACACGGGTCAGCTCGGCGAGGCGCTCGTTGCTGCGGATGCAGCGCAGGTCGGCGTCGAAGACGGCGAGGCCGACGGGGGCGGTGCGGTAGACGGCCTCGATTTCGGCCATGCGCGTGCGTGAGGCGCGCTCGCTTTCGCGCAGGGCGGTCACGTCCGTGAAGGTGATGACCATGCCCTGGGTCTGGTCTTCGTGCGTGCGGTAGGGCAGCACGCGGCGCATGTACCAGTGGCCGTCGATGGTGCGCAGCTCGTGCTCGATGGGCGCTGTGGCGTTGCGGAGGGAGGCCGGGTCGGGCAGCGGGGGCATTTCGACGGCGCGGTGGGTGATGTGCGCGAGGGGCCGGCCGATGTCGCTCGTGATGAGGTTGTAGATCTCGGCGACGGCGGGCGTGAAGCTCTGGATGTTCAGGGTTTCGTCGAGGACGATGGTGGCGATGCGGGTGCTCGCGAAGAAGTTTTGCAGGTCGGTGTGGGCGCGGGCGAGCGCCTCGTTCGCGACCTGAATTTCTTCTTTCGAGGTTTCGAGCTCCTCGTTTGCGGATTGCAGCTCCTCGTTCATCGACAGGAGCTCTTCGTTCGAGGACTTGAGCTCTTCGTTCGAGGTCTCGAGGTCGACGATGGTTTTTTCGAGGTCGGCGCGGGTGCTCGTCAGCTCGCGTTCGAGGTGCTCGATGACCGTGGCGGCGTGCTCGGAGGCGCCGATGTCGGGGCGGTCGCGGTCGCGGACCATGGGGCCGCCGAGGTCCTGGAAGACCACCATGTAAAGGCCCTGGGGCTCGCCGAGGCGCGGCATGGGCTGCACGATGAGCTTCACGGATTGCACGCCGGCGTCGGTCCCGACGGACAGGTCGTCGTGGATGACCGCGCGGCGGGCGCGGGCGGCTTCGGCGAGGGCGGCGCGCAGGCCGACGCGCAGGCCGGCTCTGGCCATGCTCACGATGTTGTTCTGGAATGCGCCGGCAGAGGCTTCGAGGTATCGGCCGGTGCCTCCGGAGGTGCAGAGGATCTGGCCGACCTCGTTCACGACGGCGTATTTCGGGGCAAACTCGTCGAGGACGACGCGCTGTGCGATCTGCGCGAGGTCGCTCTCGACGGGGGCGCCGGCTTCGAGGGTGGCGACGCCGCCCCTGTAGCTCTCGGTGCGCGAGAGAACGGCGGAGGGGCGGATGGCGGTCGGCTTGCGCTGCGAGATGCGGCTCTTCGCGTTCACGGGGAGGAACAGCTCCTCGTGCGAGGTGATGCTCTCCGAGGGGCCGAGGAACAGGTATCCGTTCGGCCGGAGGGCGTAGTGGAAGACGGCCATCAGCTTCTTTTGCAGTTGCGGGCCGAGGTAGATCAGCAGGTTCCTGCAGGAGATGAGGTCGAGGCGCGAGAAGGGCGGGTCGCTGATGATGTTGTGCGCCGAGAAGAGGCAGTACTCGCGCAGCTCTTTCTTGACGTGGTAATGGTTGCCGCGCTTGACGAAGAAGCGCTCGAGGCGCTCGCGTGACACGCTCTCGGCGATGGATTGCGGGTAGATTCCCTGGCGAGCGACGGCGAGGGCGCGGTCGTCGATATCGGTGGCGAAGATCTGGAATTCGGGCGCGTCGCCGATGCGCTCGAGGTGCTCGCTGACGAGCATGGCGATCGAGTAGGCTTCTTCTCCGGTGGCGCAGCCTGGGACCCAGATGCGCACGGGGGAGCGGCGCTCGAGCAGGCGCGGGACGACCTCGCGGGCGAGGGCCTCGAAGGCCTCGGGGTCGCGGAAGAAGGCGGTCACGCCGATGAGCAGCTCCTTGAAGAGCGCGTGGGGCTCCTCGCGGCTCGCGCGGAGCCTGTCGACGTACTCGGCGACCGTGGGGACCTGGAGCACCTGCATGCGGCGCTCGACGCGGCGGAGCAGCGTGCTCGTCTTGTAATGGTGGAAGCTCAGATCGGTGTGCTGATAGAGCAGGTCGCAAATCGTGGGCAGGACCTCGGCGATGTCGCGGCGCAGGCGCTCGGTGCTGCCGTCTTTCTGGAGGCTGGCGAGGTGCCTGCAATGGGCGAGCAGCTCGGCGGGCATGCGCGCGGGGGGAAGGACGTGGTCGGCGACGCCCAGGATTGCGGCGTGACGCGGCGTGCTGTCGTAGCGGGCGGAGGCGACGTCTTGCGCCATGGTCATTCCGCCGGCGTCGGTGATGGCCTTGATGCCGATCGTGCCGTCGATTCCGGTGCCTGCGAGGATGATGGCGACGGCCATGTGGCCGCGGGCCGCGGCGAGGGAGCGGAGGAAGTCGTCGATCGGCGTGGCGAGCTGCTCGGCGCTCTCGGCCACGGTGACGTGCAGCCGATCGTCTTCGATGGTGAGCAGCGCGCTGGGAGGGATGACGTAGACGTGGCCGCGCTCGAGGGGCATTGCGTTGCGCGCCTCGTGGACGGGCATGGAGGTGCGTGTCCGCAAGAGATCGGGGAGGAAGCTCGTCTGGGATGCGTCGAGGTGCTGGACCACGACGAGGGCCATGTCTCCGCCGCGGTCGCCCAGGGCTGCGAGCAGCTCCTCGAGCGCTTCGAACCCTGCGACCGAGGAGCCAATACCGACGACGATTCTCGGGGAGAGACGTGTGCCGGCGATGCCAAACCTGTCTTCGGCTGTCTCGTCTCGCTGCTCCGTCATGCGCCTCCGTTTCTCTGGACCGACCGTGTACGCCACGGCGCCCCGGGCAGTTGTGTGACCGGGGTGCGTCCCCGTCAAGATCTGGCGGATTGGCAGGAATTTTCTTCACGGCGGAATCTGCAAGAGCCGAGGTTGCGCGCTGTCAAGAGGCAATGGCGCGTGGAGCGTCGTCCACGTCTCCGCCGATGGTGACATCGGAGGGCGCCCGGGCATTGCAGTGAGCTGATCGCGGCCGCAATCGTCCGTGATTACGTGCACCTGGAGCGTCCCATCGGTCCCGATGGGTTCGTCGCGGGATGCGCTCGGCGGCGCGCGTCAGGCGGGTCGCCGCGGATTCGAAGAACGGAGAGTGGGCAGAATCTTGAAAAATGCCAAGCCGAGCTCGCTCGTCGTCGGGAGGGCCCCGAGGCACGTTACGCGCCAAAACGGAGCACGGATCGGGCGTCGGATGGCACGCCCCTCCCGGGCTCTTTCCGACCTGACTGCTGCTTCCCGAGCGCCTTGGCCGTCCTTGGCGGAGGGACGCGCGCGGGGCTCGGATCATTTTGCGCGTCCTTCTCGAGCGGCTTGCTTTTGGCCACCAAATCGACGAAGAGCGAGCGCGTGCTTGGAATGTCCTCTGGCTCTCGCCGCGCCGAGGCGTGATGCCCTCGGATCCGCGCGCGCGCTTTCAACGAGGCCTGCTTCGCGCCGTGCTTGCGCCGCTCGTGCTCACGGGCGTGCTCGGCGCCGCGCTCGTCTTTCAGATCGCCGCGCTGCGAAAGGCCATGACGGACGCCTCGCAGCTCACCGCGACGCTGCGCGCGGCGCGCAAGACCCACCGGCTCATGGTCACGATGCAGCTCGATGCGCATCGTTATCAGGTCCTGCAGGATCCCCTCGTCCTCGCGCGCTACAGGCGGGTCGAGGCGACCCTGGACGAGCGGCTCGGCGAGCTCGAGCGGGTGGCCGAGAGCGGCCCCGTCGCGGCCGATGATGTCGGCCGTCTGCGCGCGCAGCGTGATTTGCTCGTCCGGCACATGGAGAAGCTCATCGGCGACCGCGGCGGCGACGACGCCACGCAGGTCGAGATGCTGCGCGAGGGCGAGCGGCTGATGAGCGAGATCGACCAGACGTTCGACGCGATCCTCGGCGCGCGCGAGGAGCTGCGCGATCTGCGGGCCCGGCAGGCGCTCTCCTCGACAGATCGGGTCGCCTGGACGACGGCCGCGCTCACCCTCGCGCTCGGCGCAATGCTGGCCATGTTCGTCCGCAGGCAGCTCCAGCGCAGCGCGGGCGAATATGCTCGGGCGCTCGAGGAGGAGAAGAGGCGCACGGGCGAGCTCGCCGAGAGCGAGGAGCGTTTTCGCCTGCTCGTGAGCGCCGTGGAGGAGTACGCTATCTACCTGCTCGATCCCGAAGGGAGGGTCATGAGCTGGAACGCCGGCGCGCAGCGAATCGAGGGCTATCGCGCGGAGGAGATCGTGGGGCGATCGCACGCGATCTTCTATCCCGACGAGGAGCAGGCTCTCGGCGAGCCCGCGCGCCACCTCGCCGAGGCCGCCGCGAAAGGGCAGCTACGCGCCGCGGGGCAGCGCGTGCGCAAGGGCGGAGACCGCTTTCATGCCGAGGTGGCGATCACCGCGCTGCGCGGGCCGGGCGGGCGGATCCGCGGTTTTGCGTGGGTCACGCACGACGTGACCGAGCTGAAGCAATACCAGGACGAGCTGCTCGCGATGACCGAGTCGCTCGAGCGCAGGGTGGCGGAGCGGACGCGCAGCCTGGAGGAGGCGAACCGCGAGCTCGAGGCGTTCACCTACAGCGTCTCGCACGATCTTCGCGCCCCGCTGCGGGCGATGCAGGGCCTCGCGACCCTGCTCGCCGAGGACTACGGCGACCAGCTCGAGGACGAGGGCCGCGAGTACGCGTGCCGGATCCTGCGGTCGGCCGAGAGAATGCAGGCGCTCATCGAGGATCTATTGCTCTACAGCCGCCTGAGCCGCGCGGAGCTGTCCGTCGGCCCGGTGCCGCTCGGCGAGGTGATCGAGGAGGCGCTCGAGCCCCTGCGCGGCGAGATCGAGGCAAAGGCGGGCGAGGTCATCATCGATGGCCCTCTGCCCTCCGTGATGGGCAATCGGGGGGTGCTCGTGCAGGTGGCGGCGAATCTGCTCGGCAATGCAATCAAGTTCGGGCGCGGCGAGCCCCCGCGCGTCCGCTTGCGGGCCGAGCTGCAAGGCGAGCGGACGCGGCTCTGGGTGGAGGACAACGGGATCGGGATCGCGCCGGAGCACCGGGAGCGCATTTTCGGTGTATTCGAGCGCCTGCACGCGGCCGAGGCTTACCCGGGAACGGGCGTGGGCCTTGCGATCGTGAAGCGCGGCGCGGAGCGGATGGGTGGCGCTGTCGGCGTCGAGTCGGTGGTCGGCGAAGGCAGCCGGTTCTGGGTGGAGCTGGCATTGGCAATGGAGGGTGAATGAGCAGCGATTTGCAAGGGTTGGATCCGACCGCCACCATTCTGCTGGTGGAGGACGATCCGGCGGATACCATCCTGATACGGCGCGCGCTCGCGCGGGCCGGCATCATGAACCGCCTGCAGGTGGTCCCGGACGGCGATGCAGCGGTCGCGTATCTGTCGGGAGCGCCGCCCTACGAGCGCGCGAAGAACCCGATGCCGAGCCTCGTGATGCTCGACCTCAAGCTGCCGCGGCGCAGCGGGCTCGAGGTCCTCGAGTGGATTCGAAACCAGCCGGGAATGATCAAGCGGCTGCCCGTCATCGTCTTGACCAGCTCGAATGAGAACCAGGACATCCGTGGCGCCTACGATCTCGGCGCAAGCAGCTACCTCGTGAAGCCAGGCTCTTTCTCCAAGCTCATCGAGGTGATGGAGTCGGTGCGCGCGTACTGGATTGCGCGTAACGTCTACTCGGGCTGATCCCCTTTCCCCCGATCGCCGCGCGCGTCACCCTTTTGACGCGTTTTCATGCAGCTCTCGGCGACATTTGCATGCGGACGTGATTCGACCTGTGCGAGCATGCAGGTTGGCCACGCGCGCGTCGCGCGGCTTTCGCGGGGTCGAGGGAGACGGGAATGAACAGGTCGTGGACGATTGGACAGCAGCTCGTCATGGGCT includes:
- a CDS encoding 2-oxo acid dehydrogenase subunit E2 — protein: MNSTRRKLAIATWGSPHEGNIYGKLSVDAAEALAYAEHLRKTTGEKVTIGHIVGKAIALALKQAPGLNGRIVLGKFVPHATVDVTFLVALENGRDLAKTKIERADEKSIADIARALGRGARSLRDGKDAGFEKSKGLVRSLPAWALKPVVWTTGFLTSALGISAMGLEAFPFGSAIVTNVGVFGLDEGYAPPTPFARVPVYILVGAVKEQPAVVDGKVVPRPMLTITATIDHRFIDGAELATLAKVVRGGIERPWTLDGLAHAPGTSAQDTN
- a CDS encoding CheR family methyltransferase; the encoded protein is MTEQRDETAEDRFGIAGTRLSPRIVVGIGSSVAGFEALEELLAALGDRGGDMALVVVQHLDASQTSFLPDLLRTRTSMPVHEARNAMPLERGHVYVIPPSALLTIEDDRLHVTVAESAEQLATPIDDFLRSLAAARGHMAVAIILAGTGIDGTIGIKAITDAGGMTMAQDVASARYDSTPRHAAILGVADHVLPPARMPAELLAHCRHLASLQKDGSTERLRRDIAEVLPTICDLLYQHTDLSFHHYKTSTLLRRVERRMQVLQVPTVAEYVDRLRASREEPHALFKELLIGVTAFFRDPEAFEALAREVVPRLLERRSPVRIWVPGCATGEEAYSIAMLVSEHLERIGDAPEFQIFATDIDDRALAVARQGIYPQSIAESVSRERLERFFVKRGNHYHVKKELREYCLFSAHNIISDPPFSRLDLISCRNLLIYLGPQLQKKLMAVFHYALRPNGYLFLGPSESITSHEELFLPVNAKSRISQRKPTAIRPSAVLSRTESYRGGVATLEAGAPVESDLAQIAQRVVLDEFAPKYAVVNEVGQILCTSGGTGRYLEASAGAFQNNIVSMARAGLRVGLRAALAEAARARRAVIHDDLSVGTDAGVQSVKLIVQPMPRLGEPQGLYMVVFQDLGGPMVRDRDRPDIGASEHAATVIEHLERELTSTRADLEKTIVDLETSNEELKSSNEELLSMNEELQSANEELETSKEEIQVANEALARAHTDLQNFFASTRIATIVLDETLNIQSFTPAVAEIYNLITSDIGRPLAHITHRAVEMPPLPDPASLRNATAPIEHELRTIDGHWYMRRVLPYRTHEDQTQGMVITFTDVTALRESERASRTRMAEIEAVYRTAPVGLAVFDADLRCIRSNERLAELTRVPTSEHVGRTAREVMGEEVGAEIDRLLEQVRQKNEPNLRVELRGSTPNDPTSERVWLCSFYPIPGPNAEVSGINVVLQDISALKNDERARQRLATLVESSADFVGVARLDGRLVYLNRAGQSLVGLDDEDAARSSSIEDCIYPEDLPFTRSAVLPAALTEGRWAGDLRFRHLVTGEPIDVFFDLFRIDDPASGSPMNLATVTKDARAQKRAVDAIRETGTRLRAIVDAAADAIVTFDERGTIESINPATMRLFGYHPEELIGRTISMLIPGLELHTSLARRPAPSSQIEARREVMGTRKDGTTLPLELVTSEMSLDGQRLFTCLLRDITERRLAESEREARLEELSRTVHFSEMFVGVLGHDLRNPLHAIMMGASMLLQRKDTETISRISSRILRSADRMARMIDQLLDFTRIRLGRGLPLERKRVDLGEVGRAVIEELQVLEPSCDVKLEATGDLVGMWDRDRLAQLLSNLVGNALEHRRASTSVLVHLDGSDPHGVRIEVWNQGAVPEDLLPVLFEPLRTRSPIKKARGSSGLGLGLFISQQVVRAHGGTLEVRSSEPEGTTFSILIPRP
- a CDS encoding sensor histidine kinase is translated as MLAPLVLTGVLGAALVFQIAALRKAMTDASQLTATLRAARKTHRLMVTMQLDAHRYQVLQDPLVLARYRRVEATLDERLGELERVAESGPVAADDVGRLRAQRDLLVRHMEKLIGDRGGDDATQVEMLREGERLMSEIDQTFDAILGAREELRDLRARQALSSTDRVAWTTAALTLALGAMLAMFVRRQLQRSAGEYARALEEEKRRTGELAESEERFRLLVSAVEEYAIYLLDPEGRVMSWNAGAQRIEGYRAEEIVGRSHAIFYPDEEQALGEPARHLAEAAAKGQLRAAGQRVRKGGDRFHAEVAITALRGPGGRIRGFAWVTHDVTELKQYQDELLAMTESLERRVAERTRSLEEANRELEAFTYSVSHDLRAPLRAMQGLATLLAEDYGDQLEDEGREYACRILRSAERMQALIEDLLLYSRLSRAELSVGPVPLGEVIEEALEPLRGEIEAKAGEVIIDGPLPSVMGNRGVLVQVAANLLGNAIKFGRGEPPRVRLRAELQGERTRLWVEDNGIGIAPEHRERIFGVFERLHAAEAYPGTGVGLAIVKRGAERMGGAVGVESVVGEGSRFWVELALAMEGE
- a CDS encoding response regulator — its product is MSSDLQGLDPTATILLVEDDPADTILIRRALARAGIMNRLQVVPDGDAAVAYLSGAPPYERAKNPMPSLVMLDLKLPRRSGLEVLEWIRNQPGMIKRLPVIVLTSSNENQDIRGAYDLGASSYLVKPGSFSKLIEVMESVRAYWIARNVYSG